Genomic segment of Truepera radiovictrix DSM 17093:
ACCGAGCCGGCGGGACGGTCGTGCCGCTCGGGCGCTGCGCCGAGATCGCCACTGTTGCCCGCGAGGAGGGGCTGCCGCTCCACCTCGACGGCGCGCGCGCCTTTAACGCGGCGGCGGCCCTCGGCGTCTCGCTCGCCGAGGTCTGCCGCGGTTTCGATTCGGCCTCGCTCTGCCTCTCCAAGGGGCTCGCCGCCCCCGTCGGGACGGTGCTGCTGGGTTCGACGGCTTTTATCCGCGAGGCGCACCGCTACCGCAAGCTCCTAGGCGGCGGGATGCGGCAGGCCGGTGTGGTCGCGGCGGCGGGGCTGGTCGCCCTAGACGAGATGAGCGCGCGGCTCGCCGAGGACCACGCGCGCGCCCGCGCGCTCGCCGAGGGGCTCGTGCGCCTAGGCGTCTCGGTCGACCTCGCGGCGGTGCAGACGAACATGGTCTACCTCACGGTGCCGGACGCGCCCGCCTTGGCGGCGCGCCTCGCGCGCAAAGGGGTGCTCTGCGGGGCGCTAGGGCCGCAGAGCGTCCGCATGGTCACGCACTACGAGATCGGCGATGACGACGTCGCGCGCACCCTCGAGGCGGTCGAGGCGTGCCTCGAGGAGGCGCGGGTGTGAAGC
This window contains:
- a CDS encoding threonine aldolase family protein — encoded protein: MPRRPNDAPTDARPIDRRPIDLRSDTVTRPTPAMRRAMAEAEVGDDVYGEDPTVNRLQEVLAERAGFEAGLLMPTGTMSNQVAIAVHTRRGEEVIVPEGAHVYEYELGSMAVVSGALPRTIPAPLGVPEAAAVRAAVHRSVHQAPTGLIVLENTHNRAGGTVVPLGRCAEIATVAREEGLPLHLDGARAFNAAAALGVSLAEVCRGFDSASLCLSKGLAAPVGTVLLGSTAFIREAHRYRKLLGGGMRQAGVVAAAGLVALDEMSARLAEDHARARALAEGLVRLGVSVDLAAVQTNMVYLTVPDAPALAARLARKGVLCGALGPQSVRMVTHYEIGDDDVARTLEAVEACLEEARV